Within the Schistosoma mansoni, WGS project CABG00000000 data, supercontig 0041, strain Puerto Rico, whole genome shotgun sequence genome, the region ATCATAACAATAATGTGTATgattgatgttattattattaacataatcatcatcatcatcatcatcatcatcatcatcatcatcatcatcatcatcatca harbors:
- a CDS encoding XP_018646101.1, whose product is MMMMMMMMMMMMMMMMMMMMMMMIMLIIITSIIHIIVMMGSVISITDKDSVIVSYSW